Proteins encoded in a region of the Perca fluviatilis chromosome 6, GENO_Pfluv_1.0, whole genome shotgun sequence genome:
- the LOC120560191 gene encoding uncharacterized protein LOC120560191, with protein sequence MPLTEDSRLVLVGHGRKDNSGEMRLGGYEVQEVSKIIQQTSRDSNKIKTISVVACDVGSDKAFIETLLKDLHETTGIETELHIRDAVLQVRHTGEKITLEITKDGEQWQHKDDSKKVVATLDRNGDVIIRNEAGSKGKEIFTAERNFLGPEKRFLVYRDSWPDEPKRFINQNVYDKLNANERNACNQLEALSRGLFHDENIPRPEKMKIEKFDLKAYYLLERKKWFNEKKKRYELTGEVEKMNNEQKNKILSNCYEIKSGEDIRNVIRHYAKTGEKKVTYLKVNDWILEVDPIKLYVAPIGKKLDNNERKKEENIKKCIEDQIGKESYFKIRKGIKTEMGQNDPKEGYAEYMEGIFRGEPTKARLPLPAEAWLTTYFTASVISESARNFRTFALTLMALDMVQSTDNNIKEKGLNFLWEEHSMARQYSWIDPSRRGFSGSTDNEHSSKLKNHPKPSTTDGLENDLKKLITSAVQLYSRWSQNGERNPSQIFKFAEKYRITGRDEVHNYEMFINTVGKSGSTASGRLGGYNDGHITSHDLKSASELEKSFKLESYYSRLSVLTAEQVHSQLKAKYGESLAGLQVQEGSARMENGEFVCHLLDGADGKPAEFKAKLSPESQRYTKAMSESIETAVHDMENHGSISSHQGSKYVEHAGHAVGTLGLMLGMKGAVRAFEQGDIKDGVVGSLQTAHGVTAMTTSVIAKQALSSEARMAKAVTSVMKSPAMKGFTSVIPIVGIGFGINNLAQDFKRGDALGYIDASLDGIMVGLDVIELFVPELAPFIAPTNLALCIVRMVIDDIYMGVQNELNNLPKDAGVLEKLWAVNFGILKGIWHFGISLASFFYDWRYNEIEQGHRLVDQISDYHKYYKVTKQQDGTSAVDFSGGDSSWNGGGVHFCLADQGPSELCMDYFVSSDESFGKRCWQIDTQGSKDIILGLGESHQLEYTTLQKKILWFIPAGSVTVVSGYKDVPESRYGEYIGNRDSNRFLAIQKAEDEHVIEVMLSYYYKLYGEPGDDIFFLGPQRSYVEGCGGKDTYIIPKNGGKTTINNYDPSKALDTLHFSVDYSHISVSKSGNDVVLMYEGSHTVTIEGWFLGEPYRHMNMMSGDGVLFEISSVVVSSVQLVAVGVNKMFSSSGEHVDASQPLLSKVTNIFGSQYNDTLVGNGENNIIDGGGGHDRLMGGKGEDMYIVKVRKQSSVYIENYSKDTKTDLAIIEANIHTFTVRVVFDHVFLNASHDNTPVRVTLGNWFRSAADRHLLVVTKDLITFTISDNKADCLDRRDLFTKCIKSSRIDYSSSPSPLLVDLQEDESFSSVTEVRGSKFNDAIRGNKEHNVIVPGEGDDFIQGRGGEDWYVITPGQGVKTINNQSPDLALDILFLKEQYENIKCSCEGQSIIILVHGRKDVILQNWFDSKFHQHLQIKTSDGITAGLMTNRSSCDDSLMFPVTVDYRNQKPEPLNSLQTHLQKRLIYVEDESENECFTYSRNNSQMKQVFCGLQGKVMLMNNHDSVKEMYGSSGFDVMVGNSNDNLLDPYTGGAFIFGGEGKDTYIIKQGYGNSMIDNFAEDQSIDTVLVDMDYLHGSQVTLYSSTEDLEVTITSKGEQFKFTLVNYAKSSKHQHLEFQSSDGVNFKLKYLNSTGDVPVFHTEAFKVTRKQLQVDCRLDLNSQRNLSKVHTVQGCPSQSNDILGNDQDNALIGGWKDDALEGGAGDDTLIGGNGDDLLIGGLGDDTLYGEDGNDTMMGDSGRDVFLPGPGADLVDGGPGRDTVVYRGDPDTGKGVYVNLLTGQGRYADAEGDVLKDVEIVIGTVYSDILVSGYESSLLKGSDGNDILVSTGGDYLVGGDGNDIYMLAFNNGSVTIDNCAKDNATDVLYMSSQSTLPFDCQLLSDRVLLTSFGLNQTTIKITLQGWTSDENECGHLKLVFRDQEVSVDWLLQECQLRQKKSVWYLVMSWIIWIIHVLLRQFYAFASN encoded by the exons ATGCCTCTGACAGAGGACAGCCGGCTGGTGCTGGTCGGCCACGGCAGGAAAGACAACTCAGGAGAAATGAGACTGGGAGGGTACGAAGTGCAAGAAGTCTCCAAAATCATTCAACAAACCTCCAGGGATTccaataaaattaaaacaataagtGTGGTGGCCTGTGACGTCGGATCAGATAAAGCATTCATTGAGACGCTGCTGAAGGATCTCCATGAGACCACCGGCATCGAGACAGAGCTGCACATCAGGGACGCTGTGCTCCAGGTcagacacacaggagagaaaatcACCCTGGAGATCACTAAGGATGGAGAGCAATGGCAACATAAAGATGACAGCAAGAAAGTGGTCGCAACCCTTGACAGGAACGGAGATGTAATTATTAGAAATGAGGCCGGCAGTAAAGGAAAGGAAATCTTTACCGCTGAAAGAAACTTTCTAGGTCCTGAAAAACGTTTCCTGGTCTACAGAGACAGCTGGCCAGATGAGCCAAAAAGATTTATTAACCAGAATGTTTATGATAAGTTGAATGCTAATGAACGTAATGCTTGTAATCAACTTGAAGCTCTGTCCCGGGGATTGTTTCATGATGAAAACATACCCCGTCCAGAAAAAATGAAGATTGAAAAATTTGATCTAAAAGCCTATTATttattagaaagaaaaaaatggttcaatgaaaaaaagaaacgttATGAGCTTACAGGGGAAGTAGAGAAGATGAAtaatgaacaaaaaaataaaattctttCCAACTGTTATGAGATTAAATCAGGAGAAGATATCAGGAATGTAATCCGTCACTATGCAAAGACCGGAGAAAAAAAGGTCACATACCTGAAGGTCAATGACTGGATATTAGAGGTTGATCCTATAAAGCTGTATGTCGCTCCAATCGGAAAAAAGCTTGACaacaatgaaagaaaaaaagaagaaaacattaaGAAATGTATTGAAGATCAGATAGgaaaagaaagttactttaaaaTACGAAAAggaattaaaacagaaatgggCCAAAATGACCCTAAAGAAGGATACGCTGAATATATGGAAGGTATTTTTCGTGGAGAGCCCACAAAAGCTCGCCTTCCGCTCCCTGCTGAGGCCTGGTTAACCACATATTTCACTGCATCAGTTATATCTGAATCTGCTAGAAACTTCCGGACATTTGCTCTGACTCTCATGGCCCTGGATATGGTCCAAAGCACAGACAACAATATCAAAGAGAAAGGACTGAACTTTCTTTGGGAAGAACATTCAATGGCAAGACAATATTCTTGGATTGACCCAAGCAGGCGTGGATTTAGTGGCTCAACCGACAATGAACATTCCAGCAAATTAAAAAATCACCCGAAGCCTTCGACTACTGACGGATTAGAGAATGATCTTAAGAAGCTTATAACAAGTGCAGTCCAACTGTATAGTAGGTGGAGTCAAAATGGGGAAAGAAATCCGTCTCAAATATTCAAATTCGCAGAGAAGTACAGGATAACTGGACGTGATGAAGTTCATAATTACGAAATGTTCATAAATACAGTAGGTAAGAGCGGCTCTACTGCGTCCGGCCGATTAGGAGGCTACAATGACGGCCACATAACATCCCATGACTTAAAATCTGCCTCTGAGTTGGAAAAGTCCTTCAAACTTGAATCGTATTACTCCAGGCTGAGCGTATTAACCGCTGAACAAGTCCACAGTCAGTTAAAGGCTAAATATGGTGAAAGTCTGGCAGGGTTGCAGGTCCAGGAGGGCAGCGCCAGAATGGAGAATGGAGAGTTTGTGTGTCATCTGTTAGACGGTGCTGACGGTAAACCTGCTGAGTTTAAGGCTAAGTTATCTCCTGAGAGTCAACGCTACACTAAAGCAATGTCAGAGAGCATTGAAACAGCAGTTCATGACATGGAAAATCACGGTTCAATCTCCTCCCATCAAGGCAGCAAGTACGTAGAGCACGCTGGGCATGCTGTTGGGACGCTGGGCCTCATGCTGGGGATGAAAGGAGCTGTTCGTGCTTTTGAACAGGGTGACATTAAAGATGGCGTGGTGGGGTCTCTGCAAACGGCTCATGGAGTGACAGCTATGACAACGTCTGTTATTGCAAAACAAGCTCTGTCCTCAGAGGCCAGAATGGCCAAAGCTGTAACATCGGTCATGAAAAGCCCTGCAATGAAGGGTTTTACGTCAGTTATACCAATAGTGGGAATTGGATTCGGGATAAACAATCTTGCACAAGATTTTAAGAGAGGTGACGCGCTGGGATACATCGATGCTTCCTTAGATGGTATTATGGTTGGTTTAGATGTTATTGAACTTTTTGTGCCTGAACTGGCCCCGTTTATAGCGCCTACAAACCTGGCTTTATGCATAGTCCGGATGGTCATTGATGACATTTATATGGGCGTACAGAATGAGCTAAACAACCTCCCGAAAGATGCTGGAGTTCTGGAGAAACTATGGGCTGTTAATTTTGGCATTCTGAAGGGGATTTGGCATTTTGGAATTAGTCTGGCAAGTTTCTTTTACGATTGGCGTTACAATGAAATTGAGCAGGGACACAGACTTGTTGATCAGATATCAGACTATCACAAATATTACAAAGTTACAAAGCAACAGGATGGAACGAGTGCCGTTGATTTTAGTGGTGGTGACTCTTCTTGGAACGGAGGAGGAGTTCACTTCTGCCTCGCCGACCAGGGTCCGTCTGAACTCTGCATGGACTATTTTGTGTCTAGTGATGAGAGTTTTGGGAAAAGGTGTTGGCAGATTGATACACAGGGAAGCAAAGATATTATTCTTGGCCTGGGAGAGTCACATCAGTTAGAGTACACGACACTACAGAAGAAAATACTCTGGTTCATACCAGCCGGCTCTGTGACGGTGGTTTCAGGTTATAAAGATGTACCAGAGTCAAGGTATGGGGAATATATAGGAAATAGAGATTCTAATCGTTTTCTTGCAATTCAGAAAGCAGAGGATGAACATGTGATTGAAGTCATGTTAAGTTACTATTACAAGCTTTATGGTGAACCAGGTGATGACATATTCTTCCTCGGGCCACAGAGAAGTTACGTTGAAGGATGCGGAGGAAAAGACACGTACATTATTCCtaaaaatggaggaaaaacaaCCATTAACAACTACGATCCTTCCAAAGCACTAGACACTCTTCATTTCAGTGTTGATTACAGTCACATTTCTGTGTCTAAATCTGGAAATGATGTTGTGTTAATGTATGAGGGAAGTCACACTGTGACCATAGAAGGATGGTTTTTAGGGGAACCGTATCGTCACATGAACATGATGTCTGGAGACGGAGTCTTGTTTGAGATTTCCTCTGTCGTGGTTTCTTCTGTTCAGCTGGTGGCTGTAGGGGTTAACAAGATGTTCAGCTCTAGTGGTGAACATGTGGATGCATCCCAGCCACTTTTAAGCAAAGTTACAAACATCTTTGGGTCTCAGTATAACGATACACTTGTTGGAAATGGAGAGAATAATATCatagatggaggaggaggtcatGATCGGTTAATGGGCGGTAAAGGAGAAGACATGTACATAGTGAAAGTCAGAAAACAGTCATCGGTGTATATTGAAAATTACTCCAAAGACACTAAAACAGATCTGGCCATAATAGAAGCAAACATTCACACCTTTACAGTCAGAGTAGTGTTTGACCATGTTTTTCTCAACGCTTCCCATGACAACACGCCCGTCAGGGTGACTTTAGGGAATTGGTTTAGATCAGCAGCAGACAGACATTTGCTTGTTGTCACAAAAGATTTGATCACTTTCACAATCTCAGATAACAAGGCCGACTGCCTGGACAGGAGAGATCTGTTCACCAAGTGTATTAAAAGTAGCAGAATCGACTACAGCAGCTCACCATCTCCTCTGCTGGTGGACCTTCAGGAGGACGAGTCTTTTAGCAGCGTGACGGAGGTTCGTGGGTCAAAGTTCAACGATGCCATCAGAGGGAACAAAGAGCACAATGTTATTGTCCCAGGAGAAGGAGATGATTTCATCCAgggtagaggaggagaggactGGTACGTTATCACACCGGGCCAAGGAGTCAAAACCATCAACAACCAATCTCCAGATCTAGCCTTGGATATTCTCTTTCTGAAAGAACAATACGAGAACATAAAGTGTTCTTGTGAAGGACAGAGCATCATCATTTTGGTACACGGTAGAAAAGATGTTATTTTACAGAACTGGTTTGATTCAAAGTTTCATCAGCACCTGCAGATTAAAACCAGTGATGGAATAACAGCTGGACTGATGACCAACCGCAGCAGCTGTGATGACTCGTTAATGTTCCCTGTAACTGTCGATTATAGAAACCAGAAACCTGAACCACTTAATTCGCTCCAAACACATCTCCAGAAACGCTTAATTTATGTAGAAGATGAGTCTGAAAATGAGTGTTTCACATATAGTAGAAACAATTCACAGATGAAGCAAGTCTTCTGCGGCCTTCAAGGCAAAGTGATGCTGATGAATAATCATGATTCAGTTAAAGAAATGTACGGTTCCTCAGGTTTCGACGTAATGGTTGGAAACAGCAATGATAATCTCCTTGATCCATACACCGGAGGTGCCTTCATATTTGGAGGTGAAGGAAAAGACACTTACATAATCAAACAAGGATATGGAAACTCAATGATCGATAACTTTGCAGAAGATCAGAGTATTGATACTGTGTTGGTTGACATGGATTATCTTCATGGCAGTCAAGTCACACTGTACTCATCAACAGAAGATTTGGAAGTGACGATCACATCAAAAGGGGAACAATTCAAATTCACTCTGGTCAACTACGCCAAAAGTTCCAAACATCAGCACTTAGAATTTCAGAGCTCTGACGGAGtgaattttaaattgaaataccTAAACTCAACCGGTGATGTCCCTGTCTTTCACACTGAAGCTTTCAAAGTGACTCGGAAACAGCTGCAGGTTGACTGCCGCCTGGACCTCAACTCTCAGAGGAATCTGTCAAAGGTCCACACGGTGCAAGGCTGTCCCTCCCAGTCCAATGACATACTAG GTAACGATCAAGacaacgctctgattggtgggTGGAAGGATGACGCCTTGGAAGGAGGCGCCGGAGATGACACGCTGATCGGAGGGAACGGAGACGACCTCCTGATTGGTGGCTTGGGAGACGACACTCTTTATGGCGAGGACGGAAATGACACTATGATGGGAGACTCTGGTCGGGACGTCTTCCTTCCCGGACCAGGGGCCGATCTGGTGGACGGGGGTCCTGGCAGAGACACGGTTGTGTACCGGGGCGATCCTGACACAGGTAAAGGAGTTTATGTCAACCTGCTGACGGGACAAGGCCGCTACGCCGATGCTGAGGGTGACGTGTTGAAGGATGTGGAGATAGTCATCGGCACCGTCTACTCTGATATCTTGGTGTCCGGTTACGAAAGTTCTCTCCTCAAAGGCTCAGATGGCAATGACATCTTGGTATCCACCGGTGGCGATTACCTGGTCGGAGGTGATGGAAATGACATTTACATGTTGGCTTTCAACAACGGTTCAGTCACGATTGATAACTGTGCCAAAGACAACGCTACAGACGTCTTGTACATGAGCTCACAGTCAACGCTGCCATTTGACTGCCAACTTTTGTCTGACAGAGTTCTCCTGACTTCATTTGGACTTAACCAAACTACTATTAAAATTACACTGCAGGGCTGGACCAGTGATGAGAACGAATGTGGTCATTTGAAGTTGGTTTTTAGAGATCAGGAGGTGTCGGTGGACTGGCTGCTGCAAGAGTGTCAGTTAAGACAGAAGAAATCAGTTTGGTATCTAGTCATGAGTTGGATTATCTGGATCATTCATGTACTCTTAAGGCAGTTTTATGCTTTTGCGTCGAATTGA